Part of the Gadus macrocephalus chromosome 22, ASM3116895v1 genome, GgaacacaaaaaagaaaagtgtaaAGAATAACGAGTATAATTTTTAGGCTTTATCGACCACGTGGGGCTGTGCCTTTTCCTTTAATTTAACCACAAAAGAATACCAGGCCATTTACCAAGTGACATCCTAAATATTTCATAGTAAACTAGTTGTTGAATCAAAATTACACCACAAGGACAAGATAATTGACGACACCTTTAATCATCATCAAACCTAATCTTCTTCCCCTGGAAAGCCTGGATTTGTCCTTGCTCTTTCCTCTTCTTGCTGGCTTCCCATGATGGATGCAGGGACTGCCCTTCTGGCTGATTGGAATTAAAACCTGCACCACTGCGATCTGGTAGTCTGGAACCACGGCCCCTTCCGCGACCACCTCCACTTTCCCTTTCCCTTCCTCTCGCAGTGAAGTCCCTTCCCCGGTTGTTGGATCCGAAAGGTCTACTTTTAAAGTCACGTTTCGCGTTGCTGAAATCGGATTCTCCGGTGTCCCCTCTCTCCCGGGAATTGAACCTGGGAGGCCTGCTGTCAAATCCACCACGGCCAGCACCTCTCATCCCCCCACGGCCACCGCCTCTCATCCCCCGACCTCTACCGTCCCTCATTCCCCGACTGCCACCGAATCTatctcctctgcctctgccacCGAACCCCTGTCTgcccccatcaccatcaccatcaccgctCTCTGACCGGGAAAGGGACTGGCAGAAGACAGATGTAAACTTGGACCCTTGGGAGTCACTGGGACGTGGCTCCAGCTCGGCAGGGCTCTCTGGTTCTGAAGGGGTGTCCTTCACCCCGCTCttcgttttcttcttcttctttttgaaCTTGCTCACTTTTCCTAAGAAGAAGTCATCGTCGCCATCACTCTCCGACTGAGAGGACCTCTTGTGGAAACGCTCCTCTGTGCTGTCGTCAAAGTACTCCTTTGGTGCTTCCTCGTCAGAGGACTCTATGTCGctctcgtcgtcgtcgtcgtcgtcaccTGACATTTTCTGATTTGATTCAAGGTCAGGCTTAAGATTTGGTCGTTTGTACCCCACTTTGCTCAGTGGTTTCTTAAGATCCTTGGCCTCAGAGTACTTGGTCGACGTTTCCACCTCAGAGCCAGTGTCACTCTCTGGTGACCTCATACTGTTGgactcctcatcctcatcagaCTGCAAATCACTGTCGtcgtcctcatcatcatcatcatcatcatcatcatcatcatcatcatcatcgtcgtcgtcgtctttgTCCTCCACTCCTTGGTGCACTTTCAGGTCACTCTTTGACAGTGATGAACCCTTGTGTAGTGACACTTCTATGGCGTCATCGTCTGACTCCTCTTCACCTGCTCCCTCTAATGATGCGGTGGGCTGCTTTGAGATGGTgacctctctcttcttctcggTGACCTTACTATGTGTGTCAATTTTCACAACCATGTGGCTGGCATCGTCCATGGCTTTAGCGCCCTCCGATGGTGGTGGCGACTTTATGTGAAAGACTACCTTGCATTTTTCCAAGCAACTCTTTCCGGTGTCGTCTTCCATGGCCAAAGTCTTTTCTTTTGCAGTAGTTTGATTCGTCTTCCTTTCCATAACTTtactctgttgtgttttattcacTGCAGATTTGCGGTTTCTCGGCATTCCTTTTTTCAAGGGCTCGGTAACCTTACCAATTTTTCGGCTCCCTGAAACCCCAGACAAGTCTCTGTTTTGAGTAGTGGTCACTTCAGAACCGTCGCCCCCTATTTCTTCCTTCTCCTCACAGCCACCCATTTCCTGTTCTttactctcctcttcctcctccattttctttctttgcgTTAGTTCATCAGCATCTGCAATCTTAGGTTTACCCCTTCCTTTTTTGGACCTTTCCTCCCTGAAAGCTTTCACAGCTAATTTAATAGTCGCAATCCTCTTGCTGAACTGAGGGTGGCTGGCTATTCTGGCAATGGCTCGGTCGGTAACCGAAGAGGCTGGGTTTCTACAAACCACATCAAATTGGATCTCCTGCTGCAAGGCTATCTTGGTCACCTATCAGACAAAAAAGATCACTCACATTAAAGTCATCTTGACATCATTATAAAAAGTTAATAATTGAAATAACATTATAACCTTCAATTGCTATACATTTAAGGTATATGTTCTCATCGCAATCTTTTTCCAGTGTGACCCACGATGAGTTGCTACCCTAAGTGTAACGACAACGTTTGAGCCTGATGTACAGGAGAGCAAGGCAACGTCCATCCCTGGGTGAAGCTACAGGAATGGATAAAAGCAGAACCTACCACGTCTGGTTTAAGGGCCTTCATCTCATGGATCTCTTCCACCATTCGTTCGGCTCTCCTCTGGTTCTTTTGCACCTCGTTCTCttttcccttcttcttcttcagagcAGCAATCTGTCGCGTCAGCTTCCTGATGAGCAGCCCCCTTACCCTGCTCACCTCCTTCCTCATCAATACCACCTCGTTGTTGAGGTTCATCCGCGAAGTGTTATCCTTCTTTGGTTCACGCAAagccattttattttttccctgcGTGGCCTTGGGctctttctccgtctcctcTTCACCATCATCAACATCCTTTTCACCACTGCCGTCGTCGTCGTtttcgtcgtcctcctcctcctcctcctcagcctccttctccacctgctTTTCCTCAGTTGACACTTCTTCCTCTAGCTTTTCCTTGGAAAGAGTCAATGGAAACAGAATGCATAGTGATGAACTATTGTTAAAACTAGGGATGGGACAGAAAATCGGATTATTCGTTCCCGAGGGGCAAAGTCGgtttttaacatttggaccgttaattttttttcc contains:
- the srfbp1 gene encoding serum response factor-binding protein 1 isoform X1 → MTSTEEITVIDVGEKEGAKMSQNTEMSENVFKITSTEEIKLIDVGEKECEKISQNSEMSENIPEQQEISKQTSTEDLAEQVVPCAEARQEEAEENVPETDLFTERESEENTAETLSKEKLEEEVSTEEKQVEKEAEEEEEEDDENDDDGSGEKDVDDGEEETEKEPKATQGKNKMALREPKKDNTSRMNLNNEVVLMRKEVSRVRGLLIRKLTRQIAALKKKKGKENEVQKNQRRAERMVEEIHEMKALKPDVVTKIALQQEIQFDVVCRNPASSVTDRAIARIASHPQFSKRIATIKLAVKAFREERSKKGRGKPKIADADELTQRKKMEEEEESKEQEMGGCEEKEEIGGDGSEVTTTQNRDLSGVSGSRKIGKVTEPLKKGMPRNRKSAVNKTQQSKVMERKTNQTTAKEKTLAMEDDTGKSCLEKCKVVFHIKSPPPSEGAKAMDDASHMVVKIDTHSKVTEKKREVTISKQPTASLEGAGEEESDDDAIEVSLHKGSSLSKSDLKVHQGVEDKDDDDDDDDDDDDDDDDDDEDDDSDLQSDEDEESNSMRSPESDTGSEVETSTKYSEAKDLKKPLSKVGYKRPNLKPDLESNQKMSGDDDDDDESDIESSDEEAPKEYFDDSTEERFHKRSSQSESDGDDDFFLGKVSKFKKKKKKTKSGVKDTPSEPESPAELEPRPSDSQGSKFTSVFCQSLSRSESGDGDGDGGRQGFGGRGRGDRFGGSRGMRDGRGRGMRGGGRGGMRGAGRGGFDSRPPRFNSRERGDTGESDFSNAKRDFKSRPFGSNNRGRDFTARGRERESGGGRGRGRGSRLPDRSGAGFNSNQPEGQSLHPSWEASKKRKEQGQIQAFQGKKIRFDDD
- the srfbp1 gene encoding serum response factor-binding protein 1 isoform X2 encodes the protein MTSTEEITVIDVGEKEGAKMSQNTEMSENVFKITSTEEIKLIDVGEKECEKISQNSEMSENIPEQQEISKTSTEDLAEQVVPCAEARQEEAEENVPETDLFTERESEENTAETLSKEKLEEEVSTEEKQVEKEAEEEEEEDDENDDDGSGEKDVDDGEEETEKEPKATQGKNKMALREPKKDNTSRMNLNNEVVLMRKEVSRVRGLLIRKLTRQIAALKKKKGKENEVQKNQRRAERMVEEIHEMKALKPDVVTKIALQQEIQFDVVCRNPASSVTDRAIARIASHPQFSKRIATIKLAVKAFREERSKKGRGKPKIADADELTQRKKMEEEEESKEQEMGGCEEKEEIGGDGSEVTTTQNRDLSGVSGSRKIGKVTEPLKKGMPRNRKSAVNKTQQSKVMERKTNQTTAKEKTLAMEDDTGKSCLEKCKVVFHIKSPPPSEGAKAMDDASHMVVKIDTHSKVTEKKREVTISKQPTASLEGAGEEESDDDAIEVSLHKGSSLSKSDLKVHQGVEDKDDDDDDDDDDDDDDDDDDEDDDSDLQSDEDEESNSMRSPESDTGSEVETSTKYSEAKDLKKPLSKVGYKRPNLKPDLESNQKMSGDDDDDDESDIESSDEEAPKEYFDDSTEERFHKRSSQSESDGDDDFFLGKVSKFKKKKKKTKSGVKDTPSEPESPAELEPRPSDSQGSKFTSVFCQSLSRSESGDGDGDGGRQGFGGRGRGDRFGGSRGMRDGRGRGMRGGGRGGMRGAGRGGFDSRPPRFNSRERGDTGESDFSNAKRDFKSRPFGSNNRGRDFTARGRERESGGGRGRGRGSRLPDRSGAGFNSNQPEGQSLHPSWEASKKRKEQGQIQAFQGKKIRFDDD